In the genome of Pseudarthrobacter sp. IC2-21, one region contains:
- the aceB gene encoding malate synthase A, with translation MNTFTDSFTINGITLTAQPICRQNEVLTPDALEFVAKLHRATAERRQELLQARRTRRAEIAAGQDPRFLRETEDIRNDPSWRVAPPAPGLEDRRVEITGPVDQKMTINALNSGAKVWLADMEDSSTPTWRNVIKGQLNLTDALERRIDFTSPEGKEYKLRPAGELPTIVVRPRGWHLPEKHMIIDGAPIAGGIVDFGLYFFHNARRLLAQGKGPYFYLPKIENHLEARLWNDIFILAQDLLGIPQGTIRATVLIETITAAFEMEEILYELRDHAAGLNAGRWDYIFSLIKNFRTRGPRFVLPDRAQVTMTQPFMRAYTEQLVRACHKRGAMAIGGMAAAVPNRKDEAANTNAFEKVRADKTREANDGFDGSWVAHPDLVPVCREVFDSILGDRPNQLDRTREDVTPDDRALINVAATEGTITEQGIRNNIEVGIRYIESWLRGNGAVAIHNLMEDAATAEISRSQLWQWMFASAITDHGEIITHHWIEELLDEEFARLERFDGDRFEDARDIFEEVTLSQDFPSFLTLPAYARYLTEARERATEAEMAAA, from the coding sequence ATGAACACCTTCACAGACAGCTTCACCATCAACGGAATCACCCTCACCGCGCAGCCGATTTGCCGGCAGAACGAGGTTCTTACTCCGGATGCTTTGGAGTTTGTCGCAAAGCTGCACCGGGCCACCGCGGAGCGCCGGCAGGAACTGCTGCAGGCGCGCCGTACCCGCCGGGCCGAGATCGCCGCCGGGCAGGATCCCCGGTTCCTGCGGGAGACCGAGGACATCCGCAACGATCCGTCATGGCGCGTCGCTCCCCCGGCCCCGGGCCTAGAGGACCGCCGCGTGGAGATCACCGGCCCGGTGGACCAGAAGATGACCATCAACGCGCTGAACTCGGGCGCGAAGGTCTGGCTCGCGGACATGGAAGACTCCTCCACCCCCACCTGGCGCAACGTCATCAAGGGCCAGCTGAACCTCACCGACGCCTTGGAACGCCGGATCGACTTCACCAGTCCCGAGGGCAAGGAATACAAGCTCCGCCCCGCCGGTGAACTGCCCACCATCGTGGTCCGCCCCCGCGGCTGGCACCTGCCCGAAAAGCACATGATCATCGACGGCGCCCCGATCGCCGGCGGCATCGTGGACTTCGGCCTGTACTTCTTCCACAACGCCCGCCGCCTCCTGGCCCAGGGCAAAGGCCCGTACTTCTACCTCCCCAAGATCGAGAACCACCTCGAAGCCCGGCTCTGGAATGACATCTTCATCCTCGCCCAGGACCTCCTCGGCATCCCGCAGGGCACCATCCGTGCCACCGTGCTGATCGAGACCATCACCGCAGCATTCGAAATGGAGGAGATCCTCTACGAACTGCGCGATCACGCCGCGGGCCTGAACGCCGGCCGATGGGATTACATCTTCTCCCTGATCAAGAACTTCCGCACCCGCGGCCCCCGGTTCGTCCTGCCGGACCGCGCCCAGGTGACCATGACCCAGCCGTTCATGCGCGCCTACACCGAACAGCTGGTCCGGGCCTGCCACAAGCGCGGCGCCATGGCCATCGGCGGCATGGCCGCAGCTGTCCCCAACCGCAAGGACGAAGCCGCCAACACCAATGCCTTCGAAAAAGTCCGTGCAGACAAAACCCGCGAGGCCAACGACGGCTTCGACGGCTCATGGGTCGCCCACCCGGACCTGGTGCCGGTCTGCCGTGAAGTGTTCGATTCCATCCTCGGCGACCGTCCCAACCAGCTGGACCGCACCCGCGAGGACGTCACTCCCGATGACCGCGCCCTGATCAACGTGGCCGCCACCGAAGGCACCATCACCGAACAGGGCATCCGGAACAACATCGAGGTGGGGATCCGCTACATCGAATCCTGGCTGCGCGGAAACGGCGCGGTCGCCATCCACAACCTCATGGAAGACGCCGCCACCGCCGAAATCTCCCGCTCCCAGCTCTGGCAGTGGATGTTCGCCTCCGCCATCACCGACCACGGCGAAATCATCACCCACCACTGGATCGAGGAACTGCTCGACGAAGAGTTCGCACGGCTGGAACGCTTCGACGGCGACCGCTTCGAAGACGCCCGCGACATCTTCGAAGAAGTCACCCTCAGCCAGGACTTCCCGTCCTTCCTGACCCTCCCCGCCTACGCACGGTACCTCACCGAAGCACGGGAACGGGCCACCGAGGCCGAAATGGCTGCAGCCTAG
- a CDS encoding helix-turn-helix domain-containing protein, producing MHFFAYSQEMSPGSWNREVAPPSLSAAGPELDVISLGRRVRHLRKQAGYTLDDLSAAVGTAPSQLSLIENGKREPKLSLLQGLAAALNVTIDQLLGAEPPNRRAALEIELERYQRGPLYESLNLPKIRISSRLPLDVLEAQVGLLHELERKLNEQVATPEEARRANGELRAMMRERGNYFPEYEAEAQKVLAAVGYTAGPLSQHVIADIAENLGFTLHHVGDLPHSTRSVTDLKNRRIYLTQSQRQDHDPRSVLLQALGHYVLGHETPKSYGDFLAQRVATNYFAAALLLPEQATVDFLQKAKTAKEIAVEDIRDAFAVSYETAAHRFTNLATQHLGITTHFQKTHQSGIIYKAYENDGVTFPMDHTGAIEGQPSCKSWTSRAVFDVPDKFSAYSQYTDTPSGTFWCTARTERSANGEFSLSIGVPYQHVKWFRGRETTAREKSTCPDPSCCKRPPASLASEWAGNAWPSARAHSHLLAAMPPGAFPGVDETEVYSFLQAHSGT from the coding sequence ATGCACTTCTTCGCGTATTCTCAAGAAATGTCGCCTGGAAGCTGGAATCGTGAAGTGGCCCCGCCGTCCTTGTCCGCCGCCGGTCCTGAGCTGGATGTCATCAGCCTGGGCCGCCGCGTCCGGCACCTGCGCAAACAGGCAGGTTATACGCTTGATGACCTCAGCGCCGCCGTCGGTACTGCGCCGAGCCAGCTGAGCCTGATCGAAAACGGCAAGCGGGAGCCGAAGCTGAGCCTGCTCCAAGGGTTGGCCGCAGCCCTGAACGTCACCATCGACCAGCTCCTCGGAGCCGAACCGCCGAACCGTCGCGCGGCCCTGGAAATCGAGCTCGAACGCTACCAGCGCGGGCCGCTTTACGAGTCGCTGAACCTGCCCAAGATCCGCATCAGCTCGCGGCTCCCGCTTGATGTGCTGGAGGCCCAGGTGGGGCTGCTGCACGAGCTTGAACGCAAGCTCAACGAGCAGGTGGCGACGCCGGAGGAAGCCCGCCGCGCGAACGGTGAGCTGCGTGCCATGATGCGGGAGCGGGGGAACTATTTTCCGGAGTACGAGGCCGAGGCGCAGAAGGTGCTCGCCGCCGTCGGGTACACCGCGGGGCCGCTGAGCCAGCACGTGATTGCCGATATCGCGGAGAACCTCGGCTTCACCCTCCATCATGTGGGTGACCTGCCCCATTCAACCCGGTCAGTGACGGATTTGAAGAACCGCAGAATTTACCTGACGCAGAGCCAGCGGCAGGATCATGACCCCCGCTCGGTGCTGCTGCAGGCCCTGGGGCACTACGTCCTGGGGCATGAAACCCCGAAAAGCTACGGCGACTTTTTGGCCCAGCGAGTGGCCACCAACTATTTCGCTGCCGCGCTGTTGCTGCCCGAGCAGGCCACGGTGGACTTCCTGCAGAAAGCAAAGACGGCCAAGGAGATCGCCGTGGAGGACATCCGGGACGCGTTCGCGGTGTCCTACGAAACCGCTGCACACCGCTTCACCAACCTGGCCACGCAGCACCTGGGCATCACCACGCACTTCCAGAAAACGCACCAGAGCGGCATCATCTATAAGGCCTACGAGAACGACGGCGTGACGTTCCCCATGGACCATACCGGCGCCATTGAGGGCCAACCGTCGTGCAAGTCGTGGACCTCCCGGGCGGTTTTTGATGTGCCGGACAAGTTCAGCGCCTACAGCCAGTACACGGACACGCCGTCCGGGACGTTCTGGTGCACGGCACGGACGGAGCGGTCGGCCAACGGCGAGTTCTCGTTGTCGATCGGGGTGCCGTACCAGCACGTGAAGTGGTTCCGCGGCAGGGAAACCACCGCCCGTGAAAAGTCCACCTGCCCGGACCCCAGCTGCTGCAAGCGGCCGCCGGCGTCGCTGGCCTCTGAGTGGGCCGGCAACGCCTGGCCCTCGGCCCGCGCCCACTCGCACCTGCTGGCCGCGATGCCGCCCGGCGCCTTCCCCGGCGTGGACGAGACCGAGGTGTACAGCTTCCTGCAGGCCCACTCAGGCACCTGA
- a CDS encoding TAXI family TRAP transporter solute-binding subunit has protein sequence MNDPLAFPIALPRRAVLNAGFAAGLAGLFLPALSGCTRDDRPDAVTVAGGEPGGFYLEFAGLLAEALQRHGVAGKATALTTGGSLDNLDFLLAGRATFGVALSDSAAQRAAAGDATAVGIAAVGKVYENYVHCVVRRDSGIVDIAGLAGRTVAVGEPGSGTSLTTPRLIEAAGLSSAPGPGPAAGGTVTVLNLGLNEGLAALQKGSVEALFWSGGVPTAAIAAAHSATGLRLLDLAALLPALRAKYGLFYDRVLIPEGAYPGIPAVWTVGVANLLLCRSDADAGTVRKTVEILVGHAEELVPRSSLGVQFLSPESLINTPGLPLHPAAAAAYRELHG, from the coding sequence ATGAATGATCCTCTCGCGTTCCCAATCGCTCTGCCGCGACGGGCGGTGCTTAATGCCGGTTTCGCCGCCGGGCTGGCCGGCCTCTTCCTGCCGGCTCTTAGCGGGTGCACGCGTGATGACCGGCCGGACGCCGTGACCGTCGCCGGCGGCGAACCGGGTGGGTTCTACCTGGAGTTCGCCGGGCTGCTGGCGGAGGCACTGCAACGCCATGGGGTGGCGGGCAAGGCCACGGCGCTGACAACGGGCGGCAGCCTGGATAACCTGGACTTCCTCCTCGCGGGCCGCGCCACGTTCGGCGTCGCACTCTCTGACTCGGCGGCCCAGCGGGCAGCGGCGGGCGACGCAACCGCCGTCGGGATTGCCGCCGTCGGGAAGGTCTATGAGAACTATGTCCACTGCGTTGTGCGGCGGGACAGCGGCATCGTGGACATTGCAGGGCTGGCCGGCCGGACCGTGGCCGTCGGGGAACCCGGTTCCGGGACGTCCCTGACCACACCCCGGCTGATTGAGGCGGCCGGGTTGAGCTCTGCGCCCGGACCGGGACCCGCCGCCGGGGGTACCGTCACTGTCCTGAATCTGGGGCTCAACGAGGGTCTTGCGGCGCTGCAAAAGGGCTCGGTTGAAGCGCTGTTTTGGTCCGGCGGCGTGCCCACTGCTGCCATCGCGGCTGCTCACAGCGCCACGGGCCTGAGGCTGCTGGACCTGGCCGCGCTCCTTCCGGCGCTGCGGGCCAAATACGGACTGTTCTACGATCGTGTCCTGATCCCGGAAGGCGCTTACCCGGGCATTCCGGCGGTCTGGACGGTGGGGGTGGCCAATCTCCTGCTGTGCCGGAGCGATGCGGACGCCGGGACGGTGCGGAAGACAGTGGAAATCCTGGTGGGCCACGCGGAGGAACTCGTTCCGCGGTCCAGCCTGGGCGTCCAGTTCCTCAGCCCCGAATCGCTGATCAACACCCCGGGGCTGCCGCTCCACCCCGCGGCGGCCGCGGCGTACCGGGAGCTCCACGGCTGA
- the aceA gene encoding isocitrate lyase, protein MTAAFEPTQQPSGQDAESQTAALELEWTANPRWEGVTRDYKAADVVKLRGRVSEEHTLARRGAEKLWKQLTEEHKTGKYTNALGALTGNQAVQQVKAGLRAIYLSGWQVAADANNSGHTYPDQSLYPANSVPTVVRRINNALLRADQIEFSEGVQTVDDWMVPIVADAEAGFGGPLNAYELMKSMIQAGAAGVHWEDQLASEKKCGHLGGKVLIPTQQHVRTLNAARLAADVAGTPTVVIARTDAEAATLITSDVDPRDQEFVLREDGQPVRTPEGFYKVRNGIEPCIARAKAYAPYSDLIWMETGTPDLELARKFAEAVKAEFPDQMLSYNCSPSFNWRKHLDDATIAKFQRELGAMGFTFQFITLAGFHALNYSMFDLAHGYAREGMSAYVELQEKEFASESRGYTATKHQREVGTGYFDDIATALNPNASTLALVGSTEEGQFH, encoded by the coding sequence ATGACTGCAGCATTTGAGCCCACCCAGCAGCCGTCCGGCCAGGACGCAGAATCGCAGACCGCCGCCCTGGAGCTCGAGTGGACGGCCAACCCCCGCTGGGAAGGCGTGACCCGCGACTACAAGGCGGCCGACGTCGTCAAACTCCGCGGCCGTGTTTCCGAAGAACACACCCTCGCCCGCCGCGGTGCGGAGAAGCTCTGGAAGCAGCTCACCGAAGAGCACAAGACCGGCAAGTACACCAACGCCCTTGGCGCCCTCACCGGTAACCAGGCCGTGCAGCAGGTCAAGGCCGGCCTCCGTGCCATCTACCTTTCCGGCTGGCAGGTTGCGGCGGACGCCAACAACTCGGGCCACACCTACCCGGACCAGTCCCTGTACCCGGCCAACTCCGTCCCCACCGTGGTCCGCCGCATCAACAACGCGCTGCTCCGCGCCGACCAGATCGAGTTCTCCGAAGGCGTCCAGACCGTCGATGACTGGATGGTCCCGATCGTCGCCGACGCCGAGGCCGGTTTCGGTGGCCCGCTGAACGCCTACGAACTCATGAAATCCATGATCCAGGCCGGCGCCGCCGGTGTTCACTGGGAAGACCAGCTCGCCTCCGAAAAGAAGTGCGGCCACCTCGGCGGCAAGGTGCTCATCCCCACCCAGCAGCACGTCCGCACCCTGAACGCCGCCCGGCTGGCAGCCGACGTCGCCGGCACTCCGACGGTGGTCATCGCCCGCACCGATGCCGAGGCAGCCACCCTGATCACCTCCGACGTCGATCCCCGCGACCAGGAATTCGTCCTCCGCGAAGACGGACAGCCGGTTCGCACTCCGGAAGGCTTCTACAAGGTCCGCAACGGCATCGAACCCTGCATTGCCCGCGCCAAGGCCTACGCACCGTATTCGGACCTCATCTGGATGGAAACGGGCACCCCGGACCTCGAGCTCGCCAGGAAGTTCGCCGAAGCCGTCAAGGCCGAGTTCCCGGACCAGATGCTCTCCTACAACTGCTCGCCGTCGTTCAACTGGCGCAAGCACCTGGACGACGCCACCATCGCGAAATTCCAGCGTGAACTCGGCGCCATGGGCTTCACGTTCCAGTTCATCACCCTGGCCGGCTTCCACGCCCTGAACTACTCGATGTTCGACCTCGCCCACGGCTACGCCCGTGAAGGCATGAGCGCCTACGTCGAACTTCAGGAAAAGGAATTCGCCTCCGAATCCCGCGGCTACACCGCGACCAAGCACCAGCGCGAAGTCGGCACCGGCTACTTCGACGACATCGCTACCGCGCTCAACCCGAACGCATCCACCCTGGCTCTGGTGGGATCCACCGAAGAAGGCCAGTTCCACTAA